A window of Streptomyces gilvosporeus contains these coding sequences:
- a CDS encoding transcriptional regulator, whose protein sequence is MSTPTGFDELIHPSTRLSVVALLAATEWADFAFIRDSLSLSDSALSKQLHTLEEAGYLEIRKEGGGRKRRTKVRLTERGRGAFEGHVAALQAIVEGAGPAAAAAQQRHQEHAEAHR, encoded by the coding sequence ATGAGTACCCCCACCGGTTTCGACGAACTGATCCATCCCTCCACCAGGCTGTCGGTGGTCGCGCTGCTCGCCGCCACGGAATGGGCCGACTTCGCCTTCATCCGGGACAGCCTCTCGCTCAGCGACTCCGCGCTCTCCAAGCAGCTGCACACCTTGGAGGAGGCCGGCTATCTGGAGATCCGCAAGGAGGGCGGCGGCCGCAAACGCCGCACCAAGGTACGGCTGACCGAGCGCGGCCGCGGCGCCTTCGAAGGCCATGTGGCGGCACTCCAGGCGATCGTCGAGGGCGCGGGACCGGCCGCGGCGGCGGCGCAGCAACGACACCAGGAACATGCAGAGGCACACCGATGA
- a CDS encoding ABC transporter ATP-binding protein, translating into MTSNAHPPLEPLRPTSPDAPTTEAATPTAAGPPVIQVRDMRMAYGDVGVLHGIDLDIHRGEIFALLGPNGAGKTTTVEILEGFRQRSAGDVQVLGTDPARGGDAWRARIGLVLQSWRDHRRWRVGELLTHFATYYPGPRDPDATLDLVGLRDRADRQVGQLSGGQRRRLDVALAVIGRPELLFLDEPTTGFDPEARHDFHLMVERLAREEGVTVLLTTHDLVEAERLADRIAVLVSGRIRAYGTPVELSRRAAAQAEVRWTAADGTPRRERTEDPSRLVWDLHRAADGPIADLEVRRPTLEDTYLHMVHSGDAAADAASDISNEDGTRAGDGNGSVLTRGKKHAA; encoded by the coding sequence ATGACGAGTAATGCGCACCCGCCCCTGGAGCCCCTGCGGCCGACGAGCCCGGACGCTCCCACCACCGAGGCGGCCACACCCACCGCCGCCGGCCCGCCGGTCATCCAGGTACGCGATATGCGGATGGCCTACGGCGATGTCGGAGTGCTGCACGGCATCGATCTGGACATCCACCGCGGCGAGATCTTCGCCCTGCTCGGTCCCAACGGCGCCGGGAAGACCACCACCGTCGAGATCCTCGAAGGTTTCCGGCAGCGCTCCGCCGGTGACGTGCAGGTCCTGGGGACGGATCCGGCCCGCGGCGGCGATGCCTGGCGCGCCCGGATCGGCCTGGTCCTCCAGTCCTGGCGCGACCACCGGCGCTGGCGGGTCGGGGAGTTGCTGACCCACTTCGCCACCTACTACCCCGGTCCGCGCGACCCGGACGCGACGCTGGACCTGGTGGGCCTGCGCGACCGGGCCGACCGGCAGGTCGGGCAGCTGTCCGGCGGCCAGCGCCGCCGCCTGGACGTGGCGCTGGCCGTCATCGGCCGCCCCGAGCTGCTGTTCCTGGACGAGCCCACCACCGGCTTCGACCCCGAGGCGCGGCACGACTTCCACCTCATGGTCGAACGACTGGCCCGCGAGGAGGGCGTCACCGTTCTGCTCACCACCCACGATCTGGTGGAGGCCGAGCGGCTGGCCGACCGGATAGCCGTGCTGGTCAGCGGCCGGATCCGGGCCTACGGCACGCCGGTGGAACTGTCCCGGCGGGCCGCCGCCCAGGCCGAGGTCCGCTGGACGGCCGCCGACGGCACGCCCCGCCGCGAGCGCACCGAGGACCCCTCCCGGCTGGTCTGGGACCTCCACCGGGCGGCCGACGGACCGATAGCCGACCTGGAGGTCCGCCGGCCGACGCTGGAGGACACCTATCTGCACATGGTGCACAGCGGGGACGCGGCGGCGGACGCCGCGAGCGATATCAGCAACGAGGACGGAACCAGGGCCGGCGACGGCAACGGGTCTGTGCTCACCAGGGGGAAGAAGCACGCCGCATGA
- a CDS encoding ABC transporter permease: MTTNRTAAQTAAQATTETAAQAGARPRAAGPRHWRAGFQRGAIEVRHLMRNPKEMSGFLVNVAVALVLAGNLTKPVPGTHIPMGQLSLAGFAAYLVFQVGLVNLPQALVTEREEGALLRLRATPGGIPAYLVAKALVMIAMAYGLLIALLGAGALVVNGPLPQSAEGWLTLLWVTALGLLAVMPLGAAIGTVLPNPREALAFIMVPAMGLLFTSGALFPFSSLPVVVQKIAAVFPLKWMAQGVRAALLPDAVRAAEPAGSWELPTIAMVLSAWAVFGFLLAIPLLRRAARRESGSRLTERHRKAGLSGAAA; this comes from the coding sequence ATGACCACGAACCGGACCGCCGCACAGACGGCCGCGCAGGCCACCACCGAGACCGCCGCACAGGCCGGGGCCAGGCCCCGGGCGGCCGGGCCGCGCCACTGGCGCGCCGGGTTCCAGCGGGGCGCCATCGAAGTGCGCCATCTGATGCGCAACCCCAAGGAGATGAGCGGCTTCCTGGTGAATGTGGCCGTCGCGCTGGTGCTGGCGGGCAACCTCACCAAGCCGGTGCCCGGCACCCACATCCCGATGGGCCAGCTGTCGCTGGCGGGCTTCGCCGCGTATCTGGTCTTCCAGGTCGGGCTGGTCAACCTCCCGCAGGCCCTGGTGACCGAGCGGGAGGAGGGCGCCCTGCTGCGCCTGCGGGCCACACCCGGGGGCATACCGGCGTATCTGGTGGCCAAGGCGCTGGTGATGATCGCCATGGCGTACGGCCTGCTCATTGCGCTGCTGGGGGCCGGTGCCCTGGTGGTGAACGGGCCGCTGCCGCAGAGCGCCGAGGGCTGGCTGACGCTGCTGTGGGTGACCGCGCTGGGGCTGCTGGCCGTGATGCCGCTGGGCGCGGCCATAGGCACCGTCCTGCCCAATCCGCGCGAGGCGCTGGCGTTCATCATGGTGCCCGCGATGGGGCTGCTGTTCACCTCGGGAGCGCTGTTCCCGTTCAGCTCACTGCCGGTGGTGGTCCAGAAGATAGCCGCCGTCTTCCCGCTCAAGTGGATGGCGCAGGGCGTGCGGGCGGCCCTGCTGCCGGACGCCGTGCGGGCCGCGGAACCGGCCGGTTCCTGGGAGCTGCCGACCATCGCCATGGTGCTGAGCGCCTGGGCCGTCTTCGGCTTCCTCCTCGCGATACCCCTGCTGCGCCGCGCCGCGCGCCGCGAGTCCGGCTCGCGGCTGACCGAGCGGCACCGCAAGGCGGGGCTGAGCGGGGCGGCGGCGTAA